A part of Vulcanisaeta moutnovskia 768-28 genomic DNA contains:
- a CDS encoding methyltransferase has translation MIVLFTTVPGIEDIVINEVRERFGNRVLNAEVFGGSNVTGKVIANINDVTINELKRLSTVEHVIMVLSMGFVGKDIKSLRDCIWQLNFSDILNYLTPNTTISILADRSGDHNFKSPDAAALLGERISEFLASRYLRPFFNLDNADLVLRLIIDQDKCVLGLSITREPLKSRSYRRFNHPASINPILANAMLRILAPEPSSRVCDITCGSGTIVIEGALMRRDVSFLCVDIDYGYVNGAVMNAREAGVDSSVDFVVMDSTRPAIRSYVCDHAVFNPPFGIRVEPLEGITNFYNSLFKSLSELLKAGSGFVLITVRKSLVRRLVNKYGFRIVDERVVEQGGIWSSIFKVIKE, from the coding sequence ATGATAGTATTATTCACGACAGTGCCTGGTATTGAGGATATTGTGATTAACGAAGTCAGAGAACGCTTTGGCAATAGGGTACTTAATGCCGAGGTTTTTGGGGGTTCGAATGTTACGGGTAAGGTAATAGCGAATATTAATGATGTAACGATTAATGAGTTGAAGAGGTTGAGTACCGTTGAGCATGTTATAATGGTCCTTAGCATGGGGTTTGTTGGTAAGGATATAAAGAGTTTAAGAGATTGTATTTGGCAATTAAACTTTAGCGATATCCTCAACTACCTTACTCCAAATACTACAATTAGTATACTTGCGGATAGGTCAGGGGATCATAACTTCAAAAGTCCAGATGCAGCCGCATTACTTGGCGAGAGAATTTCAGAGTTCCTGGCATCTAGGTACCTTAGGCCGTTTTTTAACCTTGATAATGCAGACCTCGTACTTAGGCTCATTATTGACCAGGACAAGTGCGTGCTCGGCCTATCAATAACCCGTGAACCACTTAAAAGCAGGTCATATAGGAGGTTTAATCACCCTGCATCAATAAATCCAATACTGGCTAACGCCATGCTTAGGATACTTGCCCCTGAACCTTCATCAAGAGTATGTGACATAACCTGTGGAAGTGGTACAATAGTGATTGAGGGCGCATTAATGAGGAGAGATGTAAGTTTTCTCTGTGTCGATATTGATTATGGCTATGTAAATGGTGCAGTCATGAATGCTAGGGAGGCTGGCGTAGATTCATCAGTAGATTTTGTGGTTATGGATTCCACAAGACCAGCCATTAGGAGTTATGTGTGTGATCATGCAGTGTTTAATCCGCCATTTGGAATTCGTGTGGAGCCATTGGAGGGAATAACGAATTTCTACAATTCATTGTTTAAGTCATTAAGTGAATTACTCAAGGCAGGTTCAGGTTTTGTTCTTATTACGGTTAGGAAGTCATTGGTGAGGAGGTTAGTTAATAAGTATGGGTTTAGGATAGTGGATGAGAGGGTTGTTGAACAGGGCGGTATTTGGAGTTCAATATTTAAGGTTATTAAGGAATAA
- a CDS encoding ORC1-type DNA replication protein yields the protein MPRIFRNEAALTPEYIPGKLPHREEQLKQLETYFSGFLEEPGSMYPKVVLIGRPGSGKTVTSRKFGNYVIKSSNRVRYVHVSCFLNRTLSSVLKDVGVQLNIAIPKRGFSTEELLKMLLDMIKEKDAYAIVALDDVFHLVNNSGPHALGTLIRLGEEYVSRGDRYRFGLILISQDLTFRDQLDRSSQSALGNAVIKFEPYTKDQIFEILLTRAQEALLDGAYDEEILEMIADVAGIDENSMDDHRGDARYAIDILWRASKLAEMKGSERILPEHVREAIKNTLRGIRSDELRMLPLHEKIFLLAIVKSLTKNPNSPYIPFGLAEDEYQVLCEQYGEEPRKHTQLWEYLKDLNTKGFVETRTSSKGMRGRTTLISIPSEPLVTLEEELRKIIEGELGT from the coding sequence ATGCCAAGGATTTTTAGGAACGAAGCAGCATTAACACCGGAGTATATACCAGGTAAACTGCCTCATAGAGAAGAGCAGCTAAAGCAGCTTGAGACGTACTTCAGCGGTTTTCTTGAGGAGCCAGGATCTATGTACCCTAAGGTAGTGCTGATTGGTAGACCCGGTAGTGGTAAGACAGTGACAAGTAGGAAGTTTGGGAATTACGTAATAAAGTCAAGCAATAGGGTTAGGTATGTTCATGTGTCCTGCTTCCTCAATAGAACACTAAGTTCGGTGCTAAAGGATGTTGGTGTTCAATTAAACATTGCAATACCAAAGAGGGGATTCTCAACCGAGGAATTGCTTAAGATGCTCCTGGACATGATTAAGGAAAAGGACGCCTACGCCATTGTTGCACTTGATGATGTGTTTCACCTAGTTAATAATAGTGGTCCTCATGCCCTAGGTACGTTAATAAGGCTTGGTGAGGAATACGTAAGTAGAGGTGATAGGTATAGATTTGGCTTGATCCTCATAAGTCAGGACTTAACTTTTAGAGATCAACTCGATAGAAGCTCACAGAGTGCGCTTGGTAATGCGGTCATTAAGTTCGAACCATATACCAAGGACCAGATATTTGAGATACTCCTAACAAGGGCTCAGGAGGCTTTGTTAGATGGTGCATATGACGAGGAAATACTTGAGATGATAGCAGATGTGGCGGGCATTGATGAGAACTCTATGGATGATCATAGGGGTGATGCTAGATACGCCATTGATATACTATGGAGGGCATCCAAGCTTGCTGAAATGAAAGGATCAGAGAGAATTTTACCTGAACATGTCAGGGAGGCGATAAAGAATACTCTCAGGGGCATTAGGAGTGATGAATTGAGGATGCTACCACTTCATGAGAAAATATTCCTACTAGCCATTGTTAAGAGCTTAACGAAAAACCCGAATTCTCCATACATACCCTTTGGATTGGCTGAGGATGAGTACCAAGTACTTTGTGAACAGTATGGTGAAGAACCGAGAAAGCACACACAATTATGGGAGTACTTAAAGGACTTAAACACGAAGGGTTTCGTTGAGACTAGGACGTCTAGTAAGGGTATGAGGGGTAGGACAACATTAATATCAATACCATCGGAGCCCTTGGTCACGCTAGAGGAGGAATTAAGAAAAATAATAGAGGGTGAGTTGGGTACGTGA
- a CDS encoding alcohol dehydrogenase catalytic domain-containing protein, translating to MRVLAAVLREFNKPFSIEEYDIGEPGPNDAVVRVRAEGICGRDLVIWRGGFRNLKPPLILGHEIFGELNGKAVGIFGAITDGTCSYCRAGKENLCVNLQFFGEGRPGGYAEAVIAPKNNVFELPDSDYVKYAAAVCPLATAIHASKLGNAGPGTRVLVTGAGGGVGIHAIQYLKYLGAYVISITSPSKADFVAKYSDEVITDREFSRKVRDVDAVLEIVGAATINESLRALRREGTLVLIGNTEGEEIRLMRPALTVMREHRIIGSAAYTRREVLEAVDLLHRDAVKPVYKVYRFRDVNQAYNDLVNQRILGRAVLVF from the coding sequence ATGCGGGTATTGGCGGCCGTGTTAAGGGAATTCAATAAGCCCTTCAGCATTGAGGAGTACGATATTGGTGAACCTGGACCCAATGATGCCGTGGTAAGGGTAAGAGCTGAGGGTATCTGTGGCCGTGACTTAGTTATTTGGAGAGGTGGTTTCAGGAATTTGAAGCCTCCATTAATCCTTGGGCATGAAATATTTGGCGAGCTTAATGGAAAGGCCGTCGGCATATTTGGAGCCATTACCGACGGTACATGTTCATACTGCAGGGCTGGTAAGGAGAATTTATGCGTAAACCTTCAATTCTTCGGTGAAGGTAGGCCGGGTGGTTATGCAGAGGCTGTAATAGCGCCAAAAAACAATGTATTTGAGTTACCGGATAGCGACTACGTTAAGTACGCCGCAGCAGTATGTCCATTGGCGACAGCAATTCACGCAAGTAAGCTGGGTAATGCCGGCCCAGGCACTAGGGTTCTCGTCACAGGAGCTGGAGGTGGCGTCGGCATACACGCTATTCAATATCTTAAGTATCTTGGTGCGTATGTGATTTCGATAACGTCACCAAGTAAGGCGGATTTTGTGGCTAAGTACTCAGACGAAGTTATCACTGATAGGGAATTTTCAAGGAAAGTTAGGGATGTTGATGCTGTTTTGGAGATTGTGGGTGCAGCTACCATAAACGAGAGCCTCAGGGCACTAAGACGTGAAGGTACGTTGGTGCTGATAGGTAATACTGAGGGTGAGGAGATTAGGTTAATGAGGCCTGCGCTTACGGTAATGAGAGAGCACAGAATAATTGGCTCGGCTGCGTATACGAGGAGGGAGGTTCTTGAGGCCGTTGATCTTCTTCATAGAGATGCAGTTAAGCCCGTTTATAAGGTTTATAGATTTAGAGATGTTAATCAGGCGTATAATGATTTGGTGAATCAGAGGATTTTGGGTAGGGCTGTCTTGGTGTTTTAA
- a CDS encoding HpcH/HpaI aldolase/citrate lyase family protein, translating into MVLRRSQLFVPGNNEHMIRKAALELKPDSVIIDLEDAVPIDGKEAARKLIRELLPQLDWDGKEVCVRVNDPKTPFFYADIDTVYKIDVIKCIVIPKAEFDLGFVYKATGREIEPLIETARGLLRVEDIVRSEGITAVSYGAADFALSVGGVLKAYEQNQVLKTIIVSAARAYGVDPIDKVFFDIKDIEGFRRESIEAKSMGFIGKQVIHPSQIPVANEVFSPSEEEINWARRVVEVYERAAKEGRGAISLEGQLVDYVHYKLAKRILDFVNQTG; encoded by the coding sequence GTGGTTTTGAGGAGGTCCCAATTATTTGTTCCTGGTAATAATGAGCACATGATTAGGAAGGCAGCCCTTGAGTTGAAGCCTGATTCTGTGATTATTGACCTTGAGGATGCGGTGCCAATTGATGGTAAGGAAGCAGCACGTAAGCTAATAAGGGAATTACTTCCGCAACTTGATTGGGATGGTAAGGAGGTCTGCGTCAGGGTCAATGACCCAAAGACACCCTTCTTCTATGCGGACATAGATACTGTGTATAAGATCGACGTTATTAAGTGCATTGTGATTCCAAAGGCTGAGTTTGACCTGGGCTTTGTTTATAAGGCCACGGGTAGGGAAATAGAGCCGCTCATAGAGACTGCTAGGGGATTGCTTAGGGTTGAGGATATTGTTAGGAGTGAGGGCATTACCGCGGTGTCCTATGGGGCAGCTGACTTCGCGCTCTCGGTTGGTGGTGTATTGAAGGCCTATGAACAAAACCAGGTCCTTAAGACAATCATTGTTTCAGCGGCGAGGGCTTATGGCGTCGATCCAATTGATAAGGTGTTCTTTGATATTAAGGATATTGAGGGCTTTAGGAGAGAGAGCATTGAGGCTAAGTCCATGGGATTCATTGGCAAGCAAGTCATTCATCCAAGCCAGATACCCGTGGCTAACGAGGTCTTCTCACCAAGTGAGGAGGAGATTAATTGGGCTAGGAGGGTTGTTGAGGTCTATGAGAGGGCTGCTAAGGAGGGTCGCGGAGCCATAAGCCTTGAGGGCCAATTAGTTGATTATGTACATTATAAATTGGCTAAGAGGATCCTTGACTTTGTGAATCAGACCGGTTAG
- the ribC gene encoding riboflavin synthase translates to MTLRVGIVDTTFARVDMAKYAIEELRNNEPSIVIERITVPGFKNTPWAAKQLINKGIDAVMVFGWIGPSLTDKITYAVASMGLIMLQIEYDKPIIDVTVHEDETSNERELLDIAIDRSRKHARGLILMLRGELTKWAGMGLRQGRSDVGPITK, encoded by the coding sequence ATGACGTTGAGGGTAGGTATTGTGGATACGACATTCGCCAGGGTTGATATGGCTAAATACGCTATTGAGGAGCTTAGAAACAACGAGCCTTCTATAGTGATAGAAAGAATAACAGTGCCAGGCTTTAAGAATACTCCCTGGGCCGCCAAACAATTGATTAATAAGGGTATTGACGCAGTCATGGTATTTGGTTGGATTGGGCCGAGCTTAACGGATAAGATTACCTACGCAGTGGCGTCCATGGGCCTCATAATGCTTCAGATCGAGTATGATAAACCAATAATTGACGTGACGGTGCATGAAGATGAAACAAGTAATGAAAGGGAATTATTAGATATAGCAATTGATAGGTCTAGGAAGCACGCGAGAGGTCTCATACTAATGCTTAGGGGTGAATTAACGAAGTGGGCGGGTATGGGCCTTAGGCAGGGACGGTCAGACGTTGGGCCAATCACTAAGTAA
- a CDS encoding ArsR/SmtB family transcription factor, with product MSDDFIESVFSSRVRIRILKTLIKYKEINITKLSRELGVNYKVIEYHIEALKRLGIAEEKRFGRIRIIRLSESDPRIIVIERFFTELEQAIANRSDSQSQGSS from the coding sequence GTGAGTGACGATTTTATAGAAAGCGTCTTCTCCTCAAGGGTTAGGATAAGGATCCTTAAGACTCTAATTAAATATAAGGAAATAAATATTACGAAGCTATCAAGAGAATTAGGCGTTAATTATAAAGTGATTGAGTATCATATAGAGGCGCTTAAGAGGCTTGGCATTGCCGAGGAGAAGAGATTTGGTAGAATAAGGATAATAAGGCTCAGCGAGAGTGATCCCCGTATCATAGTAATCGAGCGATTCTTCACAGAGCTTGAGCAGGCAATTGCTAACCGGTCTGATTCACAAAGTCAAGGATCCTCTTAG
- a CDS encoding polyprenol monophosphomannose synthase — protein MDTCIVLPTINEVDNLRILLPMLRNYLVDYDWFVVVVDDGSTDGTQDVVTEFAKVTNRAELIERGIRLGLGGAIKAGMRACLEKGARSIVVMDADLQHPPDVVPNLVNAVLRDGMDLAIASRYVRGGGIVGWSLKRLVISKGATYMARLLMPWTRNIRDPVSGFFAVNANKLEDVINRLSGSSGYKLILELLTLMHARYGDSLSVVEVPYVFRNRFYGTSKLGINELINYILLVFRLSNYSVLKYIVSLIIGSIIGYFTFTALSGVSPIAGNIISIELSLITVITIYQLLMGIKPRIQYYAKYHLIKYIAVSIKLLLYTIPVPALIVLIVSGIVQLLMTLRVITINPAIMHLL, from the coding sequence GTGGATACATGCATTGTGTTGCCGACAATAAACGAGGTCGATAACCTGAGGATACTACTGCCAATGCTAAGGAATTACTTAGTTGATTATGATTGGTTTGTGGTGGTTGTGGATGACGGTAGCACTGATGGTACTCAAGACGTTGTAACGGAATTCGCCAAGGTGACGAATAGGGCTGAACTAATCGAGAGGGGCATTAGGCTCGGTCTGGGTGGCGCTATTAAGGCTGGTATGAGGGCGTGCCTAGAGAAGGGTGCTAGGTCTATTGTTGTTATGGATGCTGACTTGCAGCATCCGCCTGATGTGGTTCCAAACCTTGTTAATGCCGTGCTTAGGGATGGCATGGATTTGGCAATAGCCAGTAGGTATGTTAGGGGTGGTGGTATTGTTGGTTGGTCATTGAAGAGGTTGGTCATTAGTAAGGGAGCCACGTATATGGCTAGGTTGTTAATGCCCTGGACCCGCAACATTAGAGATCCAGTGAGTGGGTTTTTCGCGGTAAATGCAAATAAACTGGAGGACGTGATTAATCGACTTAGCGGTTCATCTGGGTATAAATTGATTCTTGAGTTACTGACGTTAATGCATGCTAGGTACGGTGATTCACTTAGTGTTGTTGAGGTACCGTATGTATTTAGGAATAGGTTTTACGGTACAAGTAAACTAGGTATCAATGAATTAATTAACTATATATTATTAGTGTTTAGATTAAGTAATTACTCCGTGCTTAAGTACATAGTATCTTTAATTATTGGTTCCATTATTGGTTATTTCACGTTTACCGCATTATCAGGCGTAAGTCCAATAGCTGGTAATATTATTTCAATAGAATTATCATTAATAACCGTTATTACAATCTATCAATTATTAATGGGTATTAAACCGAGAATTCAATATTATGCAAAGTATCATTTAATTAAGTATATAGCTGTTTCAATAAAGTTATTATTATATACAATACCAGTACCAGCATTAATTGTGCTTATTGTCTCAGGCATAGTGCAGTTGCTAATGACGCTTAGGGTAATAACGATTAATCCAGCAATAATGCATTTATTGTAA
- a CDS encoding DUF2192 domain-containing protein, with amino-acid sequence MSNGLDAKQLYKSRIEAATEIWSKIMRNEVSTRNQLEELVYIVYKQKGIEPFRGLSKVRIYDKEIATIYIVGKYGLGIMDGELANALKGIFNVEIVCDDIYNFLKGRSFQLSNDNEIEQLKKMLDNEVLGPKIEERGFRLMRYIFTGTIMRFFPEDDLIGTYKALSTAFPDLATTFIRYIKFYVAFRVAEDIALGNIKKVEEKKIMKYAHCLRLNLTKCAPHDKLIREIALRVYRVPRKVLDRLFPNEDQRSFIPKAQ; translated from the coding sequence ATGAGTAATGGCTTGGATGCTAAGCAGCTGTATAAGAGCCGTATTGAGGCGGCTACGGAAATCTGGAGCAAGATAATGAGGAATGAGGTAAGTACTAGGAACCAGCTTGAGGAGTTGGTGTACATTGTTTATAAGCAAAAGGGTATTGAGCCATTTAGGGGTTTAAGTAAGGTTAGAATTTACGATAAGGAAATAGCGACAATATACATAGTTGGCAAGTATGGCCTTGGCATTATGGATGGCGAATTAGCAAATGCGCTTAAAGGTATCTTTAATGTGGAGATAGTGTGTGATGATATATATAACTTCCTTAAGGGAAGAAGTTTCCAGTTAAGTAATGATAATGAGATTGAACAATTGAAAAAGATGCTTGATAATGAAGTACTAGGTCCCAAGATTGAGGAAAGAGGATTTAGGTTGATGAGGTACATATTTACTGGGACTATAATGAGGTTTTTCCCCGAAGATGACCTCATAGGTACATACAAGGCATTAAGTACAGCATTTCCTGACCTAGCAACTACATTTATTAGGTATATTAAGTTCTATGTGGCGTTTAGGGTTGCTGAGGATATTGCATTGGGTAATATTAAGAAGGTTGAGGAGAAAAAGATAATGAAGTACGCACACTGCTTAAGGCTTAATCTAACTAAATGCGCACCGCATGATAAGTTAATTAGGGAAATAGCACTCAGGGTGTATAGAGTGCCCAGGAAGGTCCTTGATAGATTATTCCCGAATGAGGATCAGAGGTCATTCATACCAAAGGCCCAGTAG
- a CDS encoding AAA family ATPase codes for MVSNRTLQLMSRLFTAILYLAVSSIAFVMDFPFYPLPVALLIIAVTTALAYSGHVKLGFAIMIMLLIPALLYVYRYAALGTLLLILILLVMIRVFDWLGVGVGILAWEFSIIPKMPIPLYVLSVPLILTSPSLTIGITRRVTPLKSLITFLIIYIPTLLLLNANNTVVPWFGPVSTYVSPLSSLTTNAIVSALGSINVGLYGLAQAIDRVFTWTSTYVLPPIMALTAYIAYVISSRLRSHDNKVIRLFAPTIGTMSAYALMAYLLFYMNPYFGLYQGIDVNTLIQGLLPALVISTALLPPIMHFRLVEIKFEEEEKQSVIALERGYQLILNKDELKSLASEWDNVVGLEDVKSEIETSVITPLRDSRLSQKYGLMPIHGVLLFGPPGVGKTMLARAIAGKLGWTTIIMNLGELLSKYYGESENRLAELFKIAKNYAPSVIIIDEFDAIGKARTRYVSDDVTPRLLNILLSEMDGITKGNENILVIGTTNQPDLLDPALLRPGRFDKVIYVPPPNEETRAKMLETMLRDKPIQGSIDYAKLAKLSDRFTGADIMNVVRTAVLESLKDGKPITQEKLEEIINRYKPSLTYDLLEKYEAFRLQYSRLRTFGKAQVGIPEITWDDVGDLEEVKEVINKYIVATMQRRDILERLGIEPIHGILLFGPPGVGKTLVAKATANMLKANFIELNGAELARVGPERAAAVVKDVFNMARDNTPAIIFIDEIDSVAPPRDSPIGGVWSGVISQLLTEMDGLRGLNNVIVIAATNRPWFVDPALLRPGRFDKVIYIPPPNKDARREIIRIHMKNAEVEEGVINWVAEVTEGYSGADLAALVREAKMRALDRVLSGDNRVKITRRDFEYALSKVHPSLNRELLSQYEDFVRRANLMV; via the coding sequence GTGGTTAGTAATAGGACGTTGCAATTAATGTCCAGGCTTTTCACAGCAATTCTTTACCTGGCAGTCTCATCAATAGCATTCGTAATGGATTTTCCATTTTATCCATTACCAGTTGCCTTGCTAATAATAGCTGTAACCACGGCATTGGCATACTCAGGGCATGTTAAGCTTGGCTTTGCAATAATGATAATGCTCCTAATACCTGCCCTACTCTATGTCTATAGATATGCGGCGTTAGGTACCCTACTCCTTATCCTAATTCTCCTCGTCATGATAAGGGTCTTCGATTGGCTTGGTGTTGGTGTTGGTATACTTGCATGGGAATTCTCAATAATACCTAAAATGCCCATCCCACTCTACGTACTTTCAGTACCATTAATACTGACCTCACCAAGCCTCACGATAGGTATTACGAGGAGAGTAACTCCATTAAAATCATTAATAACATTCCTCATAATCTACATACCAACACTATTACTACTAAATGCTAATAATACCGTAGTTCCCTGGTTCGGCCCCGTGAGTACATACGTATCCCCCCTATCATCACTTACCACTAATGCAATAGTAAGTGCTTTGGGCAGCATTAATGTGGGGCTTTACGGACTTGCTCAAGCAATTGATAGGGTATTTACCTGGACCAGCACTTACGTATTGCCACCGATAATGGCTTTAACGGCATACATCGCGTACGTAATATCAAGCAGATTAAGGTCACATGATAATAAGGTGATTAGGCTCTTTGCGCCAACGATTGGTACGATGTCCGCCTACGCATTAATGGCATACCTACTATTCTACATGAATCCATACTTTGGGCTTTATCAAGGCATTGATGTTAACACTTTAATTCAGGGCTTATTACCTGCCCTAGTAATTAGCACAGCCCTATTACCACCAATAATGCACTTCAGGCTTGTTGAGATTAAGTTTGAGGAGGAAGAGAAGCAATCAGTAATTGCCCTTGAGCGTGGCTATCAACTAATTCTCAATAAGGATGAGCTAAAGTCACTGGCTAGTGAGTGGGATAATGTGGTTGGACTTGAGGATGTTAAGAGCGAAATAGAGACGTCAGTAATAACACCACTTAGGGATAGTAGATTGTCTCAGAAGTATGGTTTAATGCCGATTCATGGAGTACTGCTCTTTGGTCCTCCTGGTGTTGGTAAGACAATGCTCGCGAGGGCAATAGCCGGTAAGTTGGGTTGGACAACAATAATAATGAACCTAGGTGAGTTACTTAGTAAATACTATGGCGAGAGTGAGAATAGGCTTGCTGAGCTCTTCAAAATAGCCAAGAATTATGCACCGTCGGTGATAATAATCGATGAATTTGACGCCATAGGCAAGGCTAGGACTAGGTATGTAAGCGATGATGTAACGCCAAGACTACTAAACATACTTCTTAGTGAGATGGATGGGATAACTAAAGGTAATGAGAATATCCTAGTGATTGGAACAACAAATCAACCAGACCTATTGGATCCGGCGTTGCTTAGGCCTGGTAGATTCGATAAAGTGATCTATGTACCGCCACCTAATGAGGAGACTAGGGCTAAGATGCTTGAGACTATGTTAAGGGATAAGCCCATTCAAGGTTCTATTGATTATGCAAAACTCGCCAAGTTGTCTGATAGGTTTACTGGTGCGGATATAATGAATGTGGTAAGGACTGCAGTTCTCGAGTCGCTTAAGGATGGTAAACCCATAACCCAGGAAAAGCTAGAGGAGATAATTAATAGGTATAAGCCTAGCCTAACCTACGACTTACTCGAGAAATATGAGGCCTTTAGGCTACAATACAGTAGGTTGAGGACCTTTGGTAAGGCCCAAGTCGGTATTCCAGAGATTACTTGGGATGACGTTGGCGATCTTGAGGAGGTTAAGGAAGTCATCAATAAGTATATAGTTGCCACAATGCAGAGGAGGGACATACTCGAGAGGTTGGGTATTGAGCCAATACACGGTATCCTACTCTTTGGTCCTCCTGGTGTTGGTAAGACTCTCGTCGCAAAAGCAACAGCCAATATGCTTAAGGCAAATTTCATAGAACTTAATGGAGCCGAGCTGGCTAGGGTTGGGCCTGAGAGAGCTGCTGCAGTGGTTAAGGACGTATTTAATATGGCACGTGATAATACACCTGCCATAATATTCATTGATGAGATAGACTCTGTCGCGCCACCTAGGGATTCACCAATAGGTGGCGTCTGGTCTGGCGTTATTTCGCAGTTGCTAACTGAGATGGATGGATTAAGGGGGTTGAATAATGTCATTGTAATTGCAGCCACAAACAGGCCTTGGTTTGTTGACCCGGCGTTGCTTAGGCCTGGTAGATTCGATAAGGTAATTTACATACCACCACCGAATAAGGACGCTAGGCGTGAAATAATAAGGATACACATGAAGAATGCTGAGGTCGAGGAGGGGGTCATTAATTGGGTCGCTGAGGTTACTGAGGGTTATAGTGGTGCTGATTTAGCTGCGTTGGTCAGGGAGGCTAAGATGAGAGCCTTAGATAGGGTGTTAAGTGGTGATAATAGGGTTAAAATTACGAGGAGAGATTTCGAGTATGCACTTAGTAAGGTTCATCCATCATTAAATAGGGAATTGCTTAGTCAGTATGAGGATTTTGTGCGTAGGGCTAATTTAATGGTCTAA
- a CDS encoding glycoside hydrolase family 57 protein, whose product MSMVKKLILFLEMHQPRRLRHGVLNKLCDLRHYEVNESIINSLIFNDEVNREILNRVADKSYVPTLELIRDLSNEGFKAAISISGALIDQLLMWRPDIIDLLRELVKKGTIELVAEPYHHSLASFISGDLFLEELRDHVEITRSLFGQVPITFENTEFLYRNDWGALMERAGAAVVLTEGVDWVLGWRSPTYVYGAPNLKIRLLLRHYRLSDDIGFRFSNRSWDQWPLTADKYMAWIRATPGDFVLVGLDFETFGEHHWRESGIFDFLTWLPKEAHRADVDFAHPSSLVNEEPVDFLDIPSAISWADVEKDDSAWQGNELQRIALNHVASIGNLMKVHGLEKTWKYLLISDHYYYISMKHGPSGEVHSYFNPYNSAFTAFKTIEDVVVGITCALVNAGRNRGRYHEIK is encoded by the coding sequence ATGTCTATGGTTAAGAAATTAATTCTATTCCTGGAAATGCATCAGCCGAGGAGATTAAGGCATGGCGTACTTAATAAACTATGTGATTTGAGACATTATGAGGTTAATGAGTCAATCATAAATTCGCTGATATTCAATGACGAGGTAAATAGGGAAATATTGAATAGGGTTGCTGATAAGTCCTATGTACCAACCCTGGAATTAATTAGGGATTTGAGTAATGAAGGATTTAAGGCAGCCATATCGATATCCGGTGCATTAATTGATCAATTGCTCATGTGGAGACCCGATATTATTGACCTGCTGAGGGAATTGGTGAAGAAGGGTACCATTGAATTGGTTGCTGAGCCTTATCATCATTCATTAGCATCATTTATTAGTGGGGATTTGTTCCTTGAGGAGTTGAGGGATCACGTGGAAATAACCAGGTCATTATTCGGTCAAGTGCCAATTACCTTTGAGAATACGGAATTCCTTTATAGGAATGATTGGGGTGCATTAATGGAAAGGGCTGGTGCAGCGGTAGTGCTTACTGAGGGTGTTGATTGGGTACTTGGTTGGAGAAGTCCAACGTATGTCTATGGCGCACCTAACCTGAAAATAAGACTATTATTACGGCATTATAGGTTATCCGATGATATTGGCTTTAGGTTCAGTAATAGGTCTTGGGATCAATGGCCATTAACCGCTGATAAATACATGGCATGGATTAGGGCTACTCCAGGGGATTTTGTCCTGGTTGGCTTGGATTTTGAAACGTTCGGTGAGCATCATTGGCGTGAAAGCGGTATCTTTGATTTTCTCACATGGCTTCCTAAGGAGGCACACAGGGCTGATGTGGATTTTGCACATCCATCATCATTGGTTAATGAGGAACCTGTTGATTTCCTGGATATTCCATCAGCCATATCATGGGCTGATGTTGAGAAGGACGACAGCGCATGGCAGGGAAATGAACTTCAAAGAATTGCGCTTAACCATGTTGCTTCCATAGGCAATTTAATGAAGGTTCATGGGCTTGAAAAGACCTGGAAATACCTGTTAATTAGTGATCATTATTATTACATATCCATGAAGCATGGGCCTAGTGGTGAGGTTCATAGTTATTTCAACCCGTATAATTCAGCATTCACAGCCTTTAAGACTATTGAGGATGTGGTTGTGGGTATTACATGCGCATTAGTTAATGCTGGGAGGAATAGGGGTAGGTATCATGAGATTAAGTAA